Within the Populus trichocarpa isolate Nisqually-1 chromosome 14, P.trichocarpa_v4.1, whole genome shotgun sequence genome, the region ATCGGAGAGATTGAAAGCTGAGATTGAGCTGAAGGAGTGTAAAAGAGAGTGTTTGCAGttgaagaaagagaaaggaggGTTTAATGAGTTATTGAGGATTAGTGGAGAGGATAAGAGGATAATAAGAGAGCTCAGAGAGGAAATTTGTGAGTTGAAGTGTGCGAAATTGAAGGTAGAGACTGAAGTTGATGCGTACAAGAGTAAGTTTCAGGAGCTGGAGATGAGGGTTTTCCTTTTAGAGAAGGATTTGATGTTGTTGATTCCCGAGGAGCCTGTAAATAATGTTAGGGTTTCTAGGGGGGTTGTGGAAGAGAAGGTTATTCTGAATGAGAATGTTGTCACTGTGAAAACTGAGGTGGTTTGCAGTGATTCCAATGATACTATTGCCGTTGAGGCAAATGGTGATCCTAGGTCTCACTCACCAGAGAGCAGAAACGGTGATGTGGGGGGCCCAGGTTCGGTTTCTGGTGAGGGTGAGGGTTTGGGAGAGAGGGCTATGATGGAAAATGGAAACGGCAGTGACAGGGTTGGTAATGTGAAAGCTGAGACGATTGCTGTTGATAATCATGAGAACATGGTTTTAGGGGCAAGTGGAGGTTCTGGGAGCAACTTGCCGGAGAATGGAGATGGAAACATTGGTGCTTCAGGTATCGCTATGATCCTTGTATCTGTATCTgttaatttgattatatttgtttatattcGTTTGCTCGTGTTTTGGTCAGAGAACTATAAGAATACATTAGTTAAGTTGATTATGCATGCTTTAGTTTTTCACTCATATTTTGTTTAGAGAATGTGTGGTCCGTCATATTCAGTGTACTGTTTCTGTCATATGTGATTTCGGAACtctattgaatttaaatttctcCGTGCGACTCCACTGAAGTTCTTTGTCAAAATAAACTATGCTGCAAAATCCTTTGTAGTCCAAGAAAATTCTTGTTCATCTCTGACTCCCGTGAGCAAATGAACTTTAAAAGAACTATGAGCCTTAAAGAGACAGAGAATAAGTGAATTGGATTAAACCATCTCAATCTCATCTGGAAAAATATCTTTCAAACTACTCAGAACATTAACATCAGGGAACTAATCAAACAACCTGTATATCTACCTGGATTACCAATAACTCATGACAACCTCATACAAGCTTAAATGCACTAGCAATTACACTAGGCAGACTACTAAACTGACTAGTATATGTGTGATACTACCTACTGGGTATCAGGGGCACATCAAATTATGGAATGGTCTAGTGTTGCGTGGGGTATTGAGGGTATCATCTGCCACTTGAACTGGAGAGCATTTCTACAAGATGATATCACGTGATTATAATTAGCAATGTTTATGACAACCAGATATTGATAGTGCATTTTTTTCTTGCCAGGTGGATGGACACGTCAGTCACCAGACATTATAGAGATTAATGACAGTGATGATGACTCTTCTTCGAGTGCAACTTTgagtagaaaaaaattgaccaaGCAAGGATATCAGCATGAAGCAGATTTAGGTCTGGAAGATGTCAACAATGAGACCATATTGCTCAAAAGAAAACGAAACTCCCCTTCAAATTCTAAGGATGATAGTGGTGGTATCAAAGAGCCCAGGGCAACAAAATGCCAAGTGTTGATTCAAGGCCCTGAAAGTGCTCCTGTCAATTATTGTGCAGCAACAACCATGTTTTCTGGAAGTGATGAcagaagaaatatttttaatcaatcaagGCAATCTCCAGCAATTTTGAGACAATGTGGGGAGAAAATTACGGTTGGACAGAATTCCCAAATACAGCGGGAGCTTGTTT harbors:
- the LOC18104984 gene encoding uncharacterized protein LOC18104984 isoform X2, producing MASGSHSQGVEEGVTDKSIKEKVWSLKSAFMSQHFAEIEGLLLAMKEETEIEKKSLKKEKESMEEKARSERSERLKAEIELKECKRECLQLKKEKGGFNELLRISGEDKRIIRELREEICELKCAKLKVETEVDAYKSKFQELEMRVFLLEKDLMLLIPEEPVNNVRVSRGVVEEKVILNENVVTVKTEVVCSDSNDTIAVEANGDPRSHSPESRNGDVGGPGSVSGEGEGLGERAMMENGNGSDRVGNVKAETIAVDNHENMVLGASGGSGSNLPENGDGNIGASGGWTRQSPDIIEINDSDDDSSSSATLSRKKLTKQGYQHEADLGLEDVNNETILLKRKRNSPSNSKDDSGGIKEPRATKCQVLIQGPESAPVNYCAATTMFSGSDDRRNIFNQSRQSPAILRQCGEKITVGQNSQIQRELVLDGSDGEQSSGSSDSDDFDFPTDFSTTQANRIHKKWKSEADMVAALEQDVELRLRAVCALFGQQAAVQKSSNFASTFQNQGFDEVDAARLCYA
- the LOC18104984 gene encoding uncharacterized protein LOC18104984 isoform X1 gives rise to the protein MASGSHSQGVEEGVTDKSIKEKVWSLKSAFMSQHFAEIEGLLLAMKEETEIEKKSLKKEKESMEEKARSERSERLKAEIELKECKRECLQLKKEKGGFNELLRISGEDKRIIRELREEICELKCAKLKVETEVDAYKSKFQELEMRVFLLEKDLMLLIPEEPVNNVRVSRGVVEEKVILNENVVTVKTEVVCSDSNDTIAVEANGDPRSHSPESRNGDVGGPGSVSGEGEGLGERAMMENGNGSDRVGNVKAETIAVDNHENMVLGASGGSGSNLPENGDGNIGASGGWTRQSPDIIEINDSDDDSSSSATLSRKKLTKQGYQHEADLGLEDVNNETILLKRKRNSPSNSKDDSGGIKEPRATKCQVLIQGPESAPVNYCAATTMFSGSDDRRNIFNQSRQSPAILRQCGEKITVGQNSQIQRELVLDGSDGEQSSGSSDSDDFDFPTDFSTTQANRIHKKWKSEADMVAALEQDVELRLRAVCALFGQQAAVQKSSNFASTFQNQGFDEVDAARGTALVEFLTNGDPQGKLKKSTLELAADDPGGFRDCKRLAIKYSKQLFEMWQVKGDPLFFK